The following proteins are co-located in the Noviherbaspirillum sp. UKPF54 genome:
- the thiC gene encoding phosphomethylpyrimidine synthase ThiC, which produces MNANPQFLAATAKVDEAAIQPLPNSRKIYVEGSRPDIRVPMREISQADTPASMGAEKNPPIYVYDTSGPYTDPTVQIDIRSGLPALRAAWIAERGDTEELAGPSSQYGIERLNDPKLAELRFNLHRKPRRAVAGKNVTQMHYARAGIITPEMEYIAIRENLRRKEYLEGLKTSGPMGQKLADLMGRQHPGQSFGANIPSEITPEFVRSEIACGRAIIPANINHPEIEPMIIGRNFLVKINANIGNSAVTSSIGEEVEKMTWAIRWGGDTVMDLSTGKHIHETREWIIRNSPVPIGTVPIYQALEKVNGKAEDLTWEIFRDTLIEQAEQGVDYFTIHAGVRLQYVPLTAKRMTGIVSRGGSIMAKWCLAHHKESFLYTHFEEICEIMKAYDVSFSLGDGLRPGSIYDANDEAQLGELKTLGELTQIAWKHDVQVMIEGPGHVPMHLIKENMDLQLRDCAEAPFYTLGPLTTDIAPGYDHITSGIGAAMIGWYGTAMLCYVTPKEHLGLPNKADVKEGIITYKLAAHAADLAKGHPGAQIRDNALSKARFEFRWEDQFNLGLDPDKAREFHDETLPKDSAKVAHFCSMCGPHFCSMKITQDVRDFAASQGVSDEEALKKGMEVKAVEFVKSGAELYRKQ; this is translated from the coding sequence ATGAACGCCAACCCGCAATTCCTCGCCGCCACCGCCAAGGTGGACGAAGCGGCCATCCAGCCGCTGCCAAATTCCCGCAAGATCTACGTCGAAGGTTCGCGTCCGGATATCCGCGTGCCGATGCGCGAGATCAGCCAGGCCGATACGCCAGCGTCCATGGGCGCGGAAAAGAATCCGCCGATTTATGTGTATGACACGTCGGGACCGTATACCGATCCGACCGTGCAGATCGACATCCGCTCCGGTTTGCCGGCGCTGCGCGCGGCGTGGATCGCCGAACGCGGCGATACCGAAGAGCTGGCCGGACCGTCCTCGCAATACGGCATCGAGCGCCTGAACGATCCGAAGCTGGCCGAGCTGCGCTTCAACCTGCACCGCAAGCCGCGCCGCGCGGTAGCGGGCAAGAACGTCACGCAGATGCACTACGCGCGCGCCGGCATCATCACGCCGGAAATGGAATACATCGCGATCCGCGAAAACCTGCGCCGCAAGGAATACCTGGAAGGCTTGAAGACTTCCGGCCCGATGGGACAGAAGCTGGCCGACCTGATGGGTCGCCAGCATCCGGGGCAATCGTTCGGCGCCAACATCCCGTCTGAAATCACACCGGAATTCGTGCGCTCCGAAATCGCCTGTGGCCGCGCGATCATCCCCGCCAACATCAATCACCCGGAAATCGAGCCGATGATCATCGGCCGCAACTTCCTGGTGAAGATCAACGCCAATATCGGCAATTCCGCAGTGACGTCGTCGATCGGCGAAGAAGTGGAAAAGATGACCTGGGCGATCCGCTGGGGTGGCGACACCGTGATGGATCTGTCGACCGGCAAGCACATCCACGAAACGCGCGAATGGATCATCCGCAATTCGCCGGTGCCGATCGGTACCGTGCCGATCTACCAGGCGCTGGAAAAGGTGAACGGCAAGGCCGAGGACCTGACCTGGGAAATCTTCCGCGACACGCTGATCGAGCAGGCGGAACAGGGCGTCGATTACTTCACGATCCACGCCGGCGTGCGCCTGCAATACGTGCCGCTGACGGCCAAGCGTATGACGGGCATCGTGTCGCGCGGCGGCTCGATCATGGCGAAGTGGTGCCTCGCGCATCACAAGGAATCCTTCCTGTACACGCATTTCGAAGAGATCTGCGAAATCATGAAGGCCTACGACGTGTCGTTCTCGCTGGGCGACGGCCTGCGCCCCGGTTCGATCTACGACGCGAACGACGAAGCGCAGCTGGGCGAGCTGAAGACGCTGGGCGAGCTGACGCAGATCGCTTGGAAGCATGACGTGCAGGTGATGATCGAAGGTCCGGGCCACGTGCCGATGCACCTGATCAAGGAAAACATGGACCTGCAGCTGCGCGATTGCGCCGAAGCGCCGTTCTACACGCTGGGACCCTTGACCACCGATATCGCACCGGGCTACGACCACATCACCTCCGGTATTGGTGCTGCGATGATCGGCTGGTACGGCACTGCGATGCTGTGCTATGTGACGCCGAAGGAGCACCTCGGCTTGCCAAACAAAGCGGACGTCAAGGAAGGAATTATCACCTACAAGCTGGCCGCACACGCCGCCGACCTGGCGAAAGGCCATCCGGGCGCACAGATCCGCGACAACGCGTTGTCGAAAGCACGCTTCGAATTCCGCTGGGAAGACCAGTTCAACCTCGGCCTCGACCCGGACAAGGCGCGCGAATTCCATGACGAGACGCTGCCGAAGGATTCCGCCAAGGTCGCGCATTTCTGCTCGATGTGCGGCCCGCATTTCTGCTCGATGAAGATCACGCAGGACGTGCGCGATTTCGCCGCTTCGCAAGGCGTCTCCGACGAGGAGGCGCTGAAGAAAGGCATGGAAGTGAAGGCCGTTGAATTCGTCAAGAGCGGCGCGGAACTCTATCGCAAGCAGTAA
- the thiS gene encoding sulfur carrier protein ThiS — protein MMEIELNGAPHPVADNQNVQDLIASLDLANKSLAVAINREVVPRHLWTQRVLQPRDRVDIVRAIGGG, from the coding sequence ATGATGGAGATCGAACTGAACGGTGCGCCGCACCCGGTTGCCGATAACCAGAACGTGCAGGACCTGATCGCCTCGCTCGACCTGGCGAACAAGTCGCTGGCGGTGGCGATCAATCGCGAGGTGGTGCCGCGGCATCTGTGGACGCAGCGCGTGCTGCAACCGCGCGATCGCGTCGATATTGTTCGTGCGATCGGTGGCGGTTAA
- a CDS encoding thiazole synthase — MTDLQNEGLTIAGKTYRSRLLVGSGKYRDLEETRVATEASGAEIITVAIRRVNIGQDPNAPSLLDVVPPSKYTILPNTAGCYNAKDAVYTLQLARELLNGHKLVKLEVLGDQKTLFPNMPETLKAAETLVKDGFDVMVYCSDDPIQAKMLEEIGCIAVMPLASLIGSGMGILNPWNLSLIIEQSNVPVLVDAGVGTASDAAIAMELGCDGVLMNTAIAGARDPIRMARAMKLAVEAGRDAYLAGRIPKKFAASPSSPMEGRAT, encoded by the coding sequence ATGACTGATCTGCAAAACGAAGGCCTTACCATCGCCGGTAAAACGTATCGCTCGCGCCTGTTGGTCGGCAGCGGCAAGTACCGCGACCTGGAAGAAACGCGCGTCGCCACCGAAGCGTCCGGCGCGGAAATCATCACGGTGGCGATCCGCCGCGTCAACATCGGCCAGGACCCGAATGCGCCCAGCCTGCTCGACGTGGTGCCGCCTTCGAAATACACGATCCTGCCTAATACCGCCGGCTGCTACAACGCCAAGGATGCGGTGTATACCCTGCAGCTCGCGCGCGAACTACTGAACGGCCACAAGCTGGTCAAGCTCGAAGTGCTGGGTGACCAGAAAACCCTGTTCCCCAACATGCCGGAAACGCTGAAGGCGGCCGAGACGCTGGTGAAGGACGGTTTCGACGTGATGGTGTACTGCAGCGATGACCCGATCCAGGCGAAGATGCTCGAAGAGATCGGCTGCATCGCGGTGATGCCGCTGGCGTCGCTGATCGGCTCCGGCATGGGCATCCTCAATCCCTGGAACCTGTCGCTGATCATCGAGCAGTCGAACGTGCCGGTGCTGGTCGATGCCGGCGTCGGCACCGCGTCCGATGCGGCCATTGCGATGGAGCTCGGCTGCGACGGCGTGCTGATGAACACGGCGATTGCCGGCGCGCGCGACCCGATCCGCATGGCGCGGGCGATGAAGCTGGCCGTGGAAGCCGGGCGCGACGCCTACCTGGCGGGCCGGATTCCGAAGAAATTCGCGGCGTCGCCGTCTTCGCCGATGGAAGGGCGCGCCACGTGA
- a CDS encoding hydroxymethylpyrimidine/phosphomethylpyrimidine kinase — protein MRPSVLIFAGSDPSGGAGLQADIQAVSALGAHPLTAITVLTVQDNDRVFNVHPVPAELVRQQAHALMGKIDIAAVKIGIVGNRENAEAIADTVRAMKQRRPDLQVVLDPVLASGHGDPLAKDNAVQAIAPLLPVATLVTPNLPEAAALCGGELRPEVQVETLLRHCPNVLIKGGHGTGPEVVNRWFANGHQRTWTWPRLEGSYHGTGCTLASAVAALLAQGKTMVHAIEAAQSYCHQALVTSYAIADGQRIPNRRVSIEEDV, from the coding sequence ATGCGTCCCAGCGTCCTGATCTTCGCCGGCTCGGACCCGAGCGGCGGGGCGGGGCTGCAGGCGGATATCCAGGCAGTGTCGGCGCTGGGCGCGCACCCGCTGACCGCCATTACCGTGCTGACGGTGCAGGACAACGACCGCGTGTTCAACGTGCATCCGGTGCCGGCCGAGCTGGTGCGGCAGCAAGCGCATGCGCTGATGGGCAAGATCGACATCGCGGCGGTCAAGATCGGCATCGTCGGCAACCGCGAAAACGCCGAGGCGATCGCGGATACGGTGCGCGCGATGAAGCAGCGCCGGCCCGATCTGCAGGTAGTGCTCGACCCGGTGCTGGCCAGCGGTCATGGCGACCCGCTGGCCAAGGATAATGCAGTGCAGGCAATCGCGCCGTTGCTGCCGGTGGCAACGCTGGTTACGCCGAACCTGCCGGAAGCGGCGGCCTTGTGCGGCGGCGAGCTGCGCCCGGAGGTGCAGGTCGAAACCCTGCTGCGCCATTGCCCGAATGTCTTGATCAAGGGCGGACACGGCACGGGGCCGGAAGTGGTGAACCGCTGGTTCGCCAACGGCCATCAGCGGACATGGACGTGGCCGCGTCTGGAAGGAAGTTATCACGGCACCGGCTGTACGCTCGCATCTGCCGTCGCTGCCTTGCTCGCGCAAGGAAAAACGATGGTTCATGCCATCGAGGCGGCGCAATCCTATTGTCATCAGGCGCTGGTGACGTCGTACGCGATCGCCGACGGCCAGCGCATACCCAATCGCCGGGTTTCAATTGAGGAAGATGTATGA
- the thiE gene encoding thiamine phosphate synthase has protein sequence MKGLYLVTPDWDDTQKLLDVTEAGLRGGAALVQYRHKTASAELRREQAAQLQALCRRYGKPFIVNDFVDLCLELDADGIHVGGTDMAVAQVRAVVGSGKIVGASCYGSLQMAHDAHRAGASYVAFGGFYPSRVKKYAVTTQPSIVTQAKSAIPLPNVVIGGMTHENAAPLVALGTDMVAAISSVYMADDPEASARRFAALFS, from the coding sequence ATGAAGGGACTGTATCTCGTCACGCCGGACTGGGACGATACGCAAAAACTGCTCGATGTCACCGAAGCCGGCCTGCGCGGCGGCGCGGCGCTCGTGCAGTACCGGCACAAGACGGCGTCTGCCGAGCTGCGCCGCGAGCAGGCAGCGCAACTGCAGGCATTGTGCCGCCGTTACGGCAAGCCGTTCATCGTGAACGACTTCGTCGACTTGTGCCTGGAGCTTGATGCGGATGGCATCCACGTCGGCGGCACCGACATGGCGGTGGCTCAGGTGCGCGCCGTGGTGGGTTCCGGGAAGATCGTCGGCGCATCCTGTTACGGCAGCCTGCAGATGGCGCATGATGCGCATCGCGCGGGCGCCAGCTACGTGGCGTTCGGCGGCTTTTATCCGTCGCGTGTGAAAAAGTACGCGGTCACCACGCAACCGTCTATCGTGACGCAGGCGAAGTCGGCGATCCCGCTGCCGAACGTGGTCATCGGCGGCATGACGCATGAGAATGCGGCGCCGCTGGTGGCACTCGGCACCGACATGGTGGCGGCCATCAGCAGCGTCTACATGGCGGATGATCCGGAGGCGTCCGCACGTCGTTTCGCTGCTCTCTTCTCCTGA
- a CDS encoding LysR family transcriptional regulator yields MSGFSQFLAFACAARHGSFAGAGRELGVTPSTVAKRIMRLEEQLGLKLFHRTTRQVTLTSDGESLYARCEKILADIDELETLAAGASGSPRGELRVSVPITYGKLVVLPALARLLRAHPEMTADVRLSDQFCDLIKDGFDAAIRVGTLADSGLASRQIDVQQLRMYASPGYLDAHGVPKHPWRLDGHRFILFRNPTSGRERHVQFQVNGKTMDVPPQRRLLVNDGEGMVSGACLGLGLLQVPDFMAADAVARGALVEVLPGFQPPPQPMSVVWAGNRLIPPRLRAFIDALARQRDDRIQEKRAAKRRADASGSSAM; encoded by the coding sequence ATGAGCGGATTCAGCCAGTTTCTCGCTTTCGCCTGCGCGGCCCGGCACGGCAGTTTTGCCGGCGCAGGCCGCGAACTCGGCGTGACGCCGTCGACCGTCGCCAAGCGCATCATGCGCCTGGAAGAGCAGCTCGGCCTGAAGCTGTTCCACCGCACGACGCGGCAGGTGACATTGACCTCCGATGGCGAATCGCTCTATGCGCGCTGCGAAAAGATCCTGGCGGATATCGACGAACTCGAAACCCTCGCCGCCGGCGCCAGTGGTTCGCCGCGCGGCGAGCTGCGCGTCAGCGTGCCCATCACCTACGGCAAGCTGGTGGTGTTGCCGGCACTGGCACGCCTGCTGCGTGCACATCCGGAGATGACGGCGGATGTCCGTCTGTCGGACCAGTTCTGCGACCTGATCAAGGATGGCTTCGACGCCGCGATTCGCGTCGGCACGCTCGCCGACTCCGGCCTGGCGAGCCGCCAGATCGACGTCCAGCAGCTGCGGATGTATGCGAGCCCCGGCTATCTCGACGCGCATGGGGTGCCCAAGCATCCGTGGCGCCTCGACGGGCATCGCTTCATTCTGTTTCGCAATCCCACCTCCGGCCGCGAGCGGCACGTGCAGTTTCAGGTAAATGGCAAGACGATGGATGTGCCACCGCAGCGTCGCCTTCTGGTCAACGACGGAGAAGGGATGGTGAGCGGCGCCTGCCTCGGGCTCGGGCTGCTGCAAGTACCGGACTTTATGGCTGCGGATGCCGTCGCGCGTGGCGCGCTGGTAGAGGTGCTTCCAGGCTTTCAGCCACCGCCCCAGCCCATGAGCGTGGTATGGGCGGGGAACCGGCTGATACCGCCGCGCCTGCGCGCATTCATCGACGCACTGGCGCGGCAGCGGGATGACCGGATTCAGGAGAAGAGAGCAGCGAAACGACGTGCGGACGCCTCCGGATCATCCGCCATGTAG
- a CDS encoding cupin domain-containing protein: MQILSNEAPSATPFPGIAHVTLAGSANGLRNLSVWHQAMDPGCATPPHRHDCEEVVLCTAGEGELRVDGRIERFSANTTIVIPSGVDHQIVSIGSEPLHTLAVLAASPVGVWLPDGVPVELPWPT; this comes from the coding sequence ATGCAAATACTGAGCAACGAAGCACCGTCCGCCACGCCCTTTCCGGGAATCGCCCATGTCACGCTGGCCGGCAGCGCTAATGGTTTGCGTAACCTGTCTGTCTGGCACCAGGCGATGGATCCCGGGTGCGCTACGCCGCCGCATCGCCATGACTGCGAGGAAGTCGTGCTCTGCACGGCAGGCGAGGGGGAATTGCGCGTCGACGGCCGGATCGAGCGCTTTAGTGCCAATACCACGATAGTCATTCCGTCCGGTGTCGATCACCAGATTGTCAGTATCGGCAGCGAACCGTTGCACACGCTCGCCGTGCTGGCGGCTTCGCCGGTCGGCGTCTGGCTGCCTGACGGCGTGCCGGTCGAATTGCCGTGGCCGACCTGA
- a CDS encoding dihydrodipicolinate synthase family protein has translation MTSFSGIWVPLVTPFHGGAVDFPSLQQLTRRIVDAGVAGLVVCGSTGEAAALSGEEQLAVLDTVLRAAPNCPVVMGLAGNNTTSMLHRLQEIQQRPVRGLLVPPPYYVRPSQAGLLDYYRTLADASAVPLIVYNIPYRTGVNIEPVRLARHVQADELQAAPRRRGAAQQ, from the coding sequence ATGACATCGTTTTCGGGAATCTGGGTTCCATTGGTGACGCCGTTTCATGGCGGCGCGGTCGATTTTCCTTCGCTTCAACAACTGACGCGTCGCATTGTGGACGCCGGCGTCGCCGGCCTCGTGGTCTGCGGATCGACCGGAGAAGCGGCGGCGTTAAGCGGCGAGGAACAGCTGGCGGTGCTGGATACCGTCCTGCGGGCAGCGCCGAACTGCCCGGTCGTGATGGGCCTGGCCGGCAACAACACGACATCGATGCTGCATCGTCTGCAGGAAATCCAGCAACGCCCCGTGCGCGGATTGCTGGTGCCGCCGCCATACTACGTCCGCCCATCGCAGGCCGGCCTGCTGGACTACTACCGCACACTCGCAGATGCGTCAGCAGTACCGCTGATCGTCTACAACATCCCTTACCGCACCGGCGTCAATATCGAACCGGTGCGGCTGGCGCGACATGTCCAGGCTGACGAGCTGCAGGCGGCGCCCCGCAGGCGCGGCGCCGCGCAGCAATAA